One Caldisericia bacterium genomic window carries:
- the fabF gene encoding beta-ketoacyl-ACP synthase II, protein MERRVVVTGMGIISPIGMTLEEYKENLFKGVSGVRRIEAFDPSEISSQIAGEVKDFDLRKFAPEFKVGEIRRIDRFAQFAIAASLLAYKDSGLEIDKEDPYRIGTIVASGIGGIITLEEEIRKMVAKGPSRVSPFLTAKMIPNMATAWVSMKLGLKGYASCPVTACASGATAIGEAMEVIKRGDADVIFAGGSEAAITPIGVAGFAAARALSTRNDEPEKASRPFDKNRDGFVMGEGAGILVLEEYEHAKKRGAKIYGEVVSFAQTDDAYHVTAPEPDGDARKKVMEFALKKGNVPIDEVDYINAHGTSTPLNDKIETEAIKAVFGDRAYSIPVSSTKSMIGHLLGAAGAAEAVATLLMIKEGFIHPTINYEEKDPDCDLDYVPNVGREKNIRYALSNSFGFGGVNTSLIFKKV, encoded by the coding sequence ATGGAGAGAAGAGTTGTTGTTACAGGGATGGGGATTATCAGTCCCATCGGGATGACACTTGAAGAATACAAAGAGAATCTATTTAAAGGGGTTTCTGGGGTAAGAAGGATAGAAGCTTTTGACCCATCAGAAATTTCATCCCAAATTGCAGGAGAGGTCAAGGATTTTGATTTGAGGAAGTTTGCACCAGAGTTTAAAGTGGGAGAAATAAGAAGAATTGATAGATTTGCTCAATTCGCCATTGCAGCAAGCCTACTTGCATATAAAGATTCAGGACTTGAAATAGACAAGGAAGACCCATACAGAATTGGAACAATCGTTGCCTCTGGAATTGGTGGAATTATAACCCTTGAAGAAGAGATAAGAAAGATGGTTGCTAAAGGTCCCTCAAGGGTATCTCCATTTTTAACTGCAAAGATGATACCAAACATGGCAACTGCATGGGTATCAATGAAACTTGGACTTAAAGGATATGCATCATGTCCTGTTACTGCATGTGCGTCTGGAGCAACTGCAATAGGCGAGGCAATGGAGGTAATAAAGAGAGGAGATGCAGATGTTATCTTTGCTGGAGGAAGTGAAGCTGCCATAACTCCAATAGGAGTTGCAGGTTTTGCAGCAGCAAGGGCATTATCCACAAGAAACGATGAACCAGAAAAAGCTTCCCGTCCATTTGACAAAAACAGAGATGGATTTGTTATGGGTGAAGGTGCAGGAATTTTGGTTCTTGAGGAGTACGAACATGCAAAAAAGAGGGGAGCAAAGATATATGGAGAGGTTGTATCCTTTGCTCAAACAGATGATGCCTATCATGTAACTGCACCAGAACCAGATGGAGATGCAAGGAAAAAGGTTATGGAGTTTGCTCTTAAAAAGGGGAATGTTCCAATAGATGAGGTGGATTACATAAATGCCCATGGAACATCAACTCCCCTTAATGACAAGATTGAAACAGAGGCAATAAAAGCTGTTTTTGGTGATAGAGCTTACAGCATCCCTGTATCTTCAACAAAATCAATGATAGGACACCTTCTTGGAGCAGCAGGGGCAGCAGAAGCAGTAGCAACTCTCCTTATGATTAAGGAAGGGTTCATTCATCCAACAATAAACTATGAGGAGAAGGACCCAGATTGTGATCTTGACTATGTTCCAAATGTTGGGAGAGAAAAGAATATAAGATATGCTCTTTCCAACTCCTTTGGTTTTGGTGGTGTAAATACATCACTTATCTTTAAAAAGGTGTAA